The following are encoded in a window of Lacinutrix sp. WUR7 genomic DNA:
- a CDS encoding DUF547 domain-containing protein, whose product MKHFSLIFFAILITSCCSAKQVVTDQEIVKVETIVVSETAKQVEMEAEVEEDSDASEEVVEENNKAIIIGENTTIKMPGLIVSINKKDSITSNLHLLNHHRWEWLLGEHVSDNGNVDYLGFKKSKNQLRDYITHLSENLPTEAWTKEDKLAYWINAYNALTVDLIIRNYPIKSIKDIKDPWDQRLWQLGEKWYNLNEIEHEILRKMEEPRIHFAIVCASFSCPKLQNEAFTASKLEAQLTNATKAFLADANRNEIASDKIKISKIFQWFSKDFKQNGSLIDFLNTYSEVKIDSKAKKSYKDYNWELND is encoded by the coding sequence ATGAAACATTTTAGTCTTATTTTTTTTGCAATTCTAATTACTTCTTGTTGTAGTGCGAAACAAGTTGTAACAGATCAAGAAATAGTAAAAGTGGAAACTATAGTTGTTTCGGAAACCGCGAAACAAGTCGAAATGGAAGCTGAAGTTGAAGAAGATTCTGACGCTTCGGAAGAAGTTGTCGAAGAAAATAATAAAGCAATAATTATTGGAGAGAATACAACTATAAAAATGCCTGGACTTATCGTTAGCATAAATAAAAAAGATAGTATTACTTCAAATCTACACCTTCTAAATCATCACCGATGGGAATGGTTACTTGGTGAACATGTTTCAGATAATGGTAACGTTGATTATCTAGGCTTCAAAAAAAGTAAAAATCAATTAAGAGACTACATTACTCATTTATCCGAAAACCTTCCAACGGAAGCTTGGACCAAAGAAGACAAACTAGCTTATTGGATTAACGCATACAACGCATTGACAGTGGATTTAATTATTAGAAATTATCCTATAAAAAGCATCAAAGATATTAAAGATCCTTGGGACCAACGCCTTTGGCAACTTGGTGAAAAATGGTATAATTTAAACGAAATTGAGCATGAAATACTTCGTAAAATGGAAGAGCCAAGAATTCATTTCGCTATTGTTTGCGCCTCTTTTTCTTGTCCGAAATTACAAAACGAAGCCTTCACAGCTTCCAAATTAGAAGCACAATTAACCAATGCTACCAAAGCATTTTTGGCAGATGCTAATAGAAATGAAATAGCTTCCGATAAAATTAAAATCTCGAAGATTTTTCAATGGTTTTCTAAAGACTTCAAACAAAACGGAAGCCTTATAGATTTCTTAAATACATATTCCGAAGTAAAAATCGATTCCAAAGCTAAAAAAAGCTACAAAGATTATAACTGGGAGTTGAATGACTAA
- a CDS encoding TIGR04283 family arsenosugar biosynthesis glycosyltransferase, which translates to MTKISIIIPMLNEAENIKNLLEHLLEKSTPQNIAEIIVADGGSTDGSQKIVTNFGAVFTERSPIDSDCAPPDIYLINSEKGRAKQMNLGAKAASGDLLYFLHADSFPPKNFDQLLLNEVEKGNLAGCFRLQFKSNHWWLGIASWFTKFNWKACRGGDQSQFITRTLFSEIGGYDETFTIYEDYILINALYTRKEFVVINKKIQTSARLYEIHGVWKLQYHFWMIYIKKWFGASAEDLYKYYNNYINVKK; encoded by the coding sequence ATGACTAAAATTTCCATTATTATTCCAATGTTAAATGAAGCAGAAAACATTAAAAATCTGCTAGAGCATCTATTGGAAAAAAGTACACCACAAAATATTGCAGAGATTATTGTGGCAGATGGCGGAAGTACAGATGGTTCGCAAAAAATCGTTACTAATTTCGGGGCTGTTTTCACCGAAAGGTCTCCAATAGATTCCGACTGCGCTCCACCAGACATCTACCTAATAAATTCAGAAAAAGGAAGAGCTAAACAAATGAATCTTGGTGCGAAAGCAGCTTCCGGAGATCTTTTATATTTTTTACATGCCGATTCTTTTCCGCCGAAAAACTTTGACCAACTACTACTAAATGAAGTTGAAAAAGGAAATCTTGCGGGTTGTTTTAGGCTTCAGTTTAAAAGTAATCATTGGTGGTTAGGTATAGCAAGTTGGTTTACTAAATTTAATTGGAAAGCTTGTCGCGGTGGTGACCAAAGTCAGTTTATTACAAGAACGTTATTTAGCGAAATTGGAGGTTATGATGAGACTTTCACTATTTACGAAGACTATATTTTAATTAATGCGCTTTATACTAGAAAGGAATTTGTAGTCATTAATAAAAAAATACAAACCTCAGCAAGACTATATGAAATACATGGAGTTTGGAAATTACAATATCATTTTTGGATGATCTATATTAAGAAATGGTTTGGTGCAAGTGCGGAAGATTTATATAAATATTACAACAATTACATAAATGTTAAAAAGTAA
- a CDS encoding carboxypeptidase-like regulatory domain-containing protein — MKHLYFSLLLFFGIINLSHAQDLIAAKIIDSITQNPIPYATISLNNTSGVISNDFGVFHLNIKKKFTKSDSLFISCLGYETKQLSIKSVTDSIISLSPKSIDLDEVLISNKNYSMDEIIDFIKDSLPTNYSHDPQKSKLFFRQSYHSNIVKNNVVIEKTTIPEFNQNFIDSILRVLPKKSSNYTEILGVLYKNNDTDAISKLDIIKASELYDKNNEIDSEKLEEKFNAIARKHIKRDSYFKIKSGWFGTKTEIDSSLFETPEEKESVAYLEAKKKEEKERKENFIKYRKITISNLENKGFLNEDSNLNIIHKSNRYEFELLDYAFLNGNFVYKIAFKPKRGEDYKGTMYVNTDDFAIIRLDYENVKALRDFSLLGVSVNHYLQRGTIIYEKNKADTYGLKYFEIVDGESVGIKRPLKIIEKNKNVKGRRKQNEVSANINLKITNINKKELVVFENDNITKETFNNFKEKAAIKPTYLPHYDPDFWEGYNVIEPNQAIKNFKSIE; from the coding sequence ATGAAACACCTCTACTTTAGCCTTTTATTATTCTTTGGTATTATAAACCTTTCTCATGCACAAGATTTAATTGCTGCAAAAATAATAGACTCTATAACCCAAAACCCTATACCTTATGCAACAATTTCGCTAAATAATACCAGCGGAGTTATAAGTAATGATTTTGGGGTTTTTCATTTAAATATTAAGAAAAAATTCACTAAATCAGATTCCTTATTCATTAGCTGTTTAGGTTATGAGACGAAACAACTATCTATTAAAAGTGTCACAGATAGTATTATTTCTTTAAGTCCGAAATCTATTGACTTAGACGAGGTTTTAATTAGCAATAAAAATTATTCCATGGATGAGATTATAGACTTCATAAAAGACAGTTTACCAACAAACTATAGTCATGATCCACAAAAAAGCAAACTATTTTTCAGACAATCATACCACTCGAATATTGTTAAAAATAATGTTGTCATTGAAAAAACAACCATTCCGGAATTCAATCAAAATTTCATAGATAGTATATTACGAGTATTACCTAAAAAATCGAGTAATTATACAGAAATCCTAGGAGTACTTTATAAAAATAATGACACAGATGCTATCAGTAAATTAGATATAATAAAAGCCTCCGAATTATACGATAAAAACAATGAAATAGATTCAGAAAAACTCGAAGAAAAGTTTAATGCAATTGCAAGAAAACATATAAAAAGAGACTCTTATTTTAAAATAAAATCAGGTTGGTTTGGAACCAAAACAGAAATAGATTCTTCCCTTTTTGAAACTCCAGAAGAAAAAGAATCTGTCGCATATTTAGAGGCTAAAAAAAAGGAAGAAAAAGAGCGTAAAGAAAACTTTATAAAGTACAGAAAAATAACAATATCTAACTTAGAAAATAAAGGATTTTTAAATGAAGACTCCAACCTAAACATCATTCATAAGTCTAATAGATACGAATTTGAATTATTAGACTATGCTTTTTTAAATGGTAATTTTGTTTATAAAATTGCTTTTAAACCAAAACGAGGTGAAGATTATAAAGGCACGATGTATGTTAATACAGATGATTTCGCTATTATTCGTTTAGATTATGAAAACGTAAAAGCACTTCGAGATTTTAGTCTATTGGGAGTATCTGTAAACCATTATTTACAAAGAGGTACAATCATTTACGAAAAAAACAAAGCAGATACATACGGTTTAAAATATTTTGAAATTGTAGATGGTGAAAGTGTTGGAATTAAAAGACCACTAAAAATTATTGAAAAAAACAAAAATGTAAAAGGAAGACGTAAACAAAATGAGGTTTCTGCGAACATAAATTTAAAGATAACAAACATTAACAAAAAAGAATTAGTTGTTTTTGAAAACGATAATATTACCAAAGAGACTTTTAATAATTTTAAAGAAAAA